One genomic region from Negativicoccus succinicivorans encodes:
- a CDS encoding TM2 domain-containing protein, with protein sequence MDENNRKSEQVNEEVDSSVMDDATAKETESQAEPVEERIIERTTIIKEVPVNKGVNRVVYILLAFFFGTIGVHRFYAGHAFAGICYLLCSIIGWSLTWFLGIGFIILGIELIFCLYDIVRAAFASADANGQIHV encoded by the coding sequence ATGGATGAAAACAACCGAAAGTCGGAACAGGTAAACGAGGAAGTTGATTCTTCAGTAATGGATGATGCCACCGCGAAGGAGACCGAATCGCAGGCGGAACCGGTAGAGGAACGCATCATCGAAAGGACGACGATCATCAAAGAAGTCCCTGTGAACAAAGGTGTAAATCGGGTAGTGTATATCCTGTTAGCTTTTTTCTTCGGTACGATCGGAGTGCATCGTTTTTATGCGGGCCATGCTTTTGCTGGAATATGCTATCTTCTTTGCAGCATCATCGGCTGGAGCCTGACATGGTTCTTAGGAATCGGCTTTATTATATTGGGCATTGAACTGATATTTTGTCTGTATGACATCGTGCGGGCCGCTTTCGCATCCGCAGATGCGAACGGCCAGATCCATGTATAA
- a CDS encoding DUF2254 domain-containing protein, which yields MVSEIRMWFFNQKNLLKMSKFIIWTLLLLLITWFFDLRYPFMKSYIPRSLLLSVEVSVDFLSNISGVFLTISIFCFTIIVTVLNKYSSSISPRMLQAFIDRTGVIGLYGVFVSGFFYSAISILLLQGLGPDQRVVAGSFGIAYLIIAMMGFITFSKQVIDNIKISNIIEAVYADCDKLIDEQVELRKKAEHYKEDEQATEIPIVAGSSGYLFKINEDDILKELKGIKAELVIDKRISEYAAEGESLGDLKIFQGELNTEKTEELKEKISALFLINMYNNEEEDYHQGIVKLTEIANMALSPGINDPNTAITCINKMSSLLGKLLATDNQFIVLKEGEDTKIIYQSYSVEDELYLAFSQIISYSGGDPMVTKAILQGIYIIYMMAGMSAKKDVKKFFDASYEILTENFSHEVHLNKFKAIKQKLEEHAA from the coding sequence ATGGTATCTGAAATCAGGATGTGGTTTTTTAATCAAAAAAACCTTTTAAAGATGTCAAAGTTTATCATTTGGACGTTATTACTTCTTTTAATCACTTGGTTTTTTGATCTCAGATATCCTTTCATGAAATCCTATATCCCGAGGTCGTTACTGCTGTCGGTGGAAGTGTCTGTTGATTTTCTTTCGAACATCTCGGGTGTATTTTTAACCATCAGCATTTTTTGTTTTACCATTATTGTTACTGTGCTCAACAAATACAGCAGCAGCATATCGCCGCGGATGCTGCAAGCGTTTATCGACAGAACGGGAGTGATCGGTTTATACGGTGTATTTGTCAGCGGCTTCTTTTATTCCGCGATCAGTATTTTGCTTTTACAAGGTCTCGGACCGGATCAACGTGTCGTTGCCGGAAGTTTCGGGATCGCGTATCTCATCATTGCAATGATGGGGTTTATCACGTTTTCCAAACAGGTTATCGATAACATTAAAATTTCAAATATTATCGAAGCGGTCTATGCTGACTGTGACAAGCTTATTGACGAACAGGTAGAACTCAGAAAAAAGGCGGAACATTATAAAGAAGATGAACAAGCAACCGAGATCCCTATCGTAGCAGGGAGTTCGGGGTATCTGTTCAAAATAAATGAGGATGATATTTTAAAAGAGCTTAAAGGGATCAAAGCGGAGCTGGTCATCGATAAGAGAATTAGTGAATACGCAGCCGAAGGCGAATCCTTGGGCGATTTAAAAATTTTTCAAGGGGAATTAAATACTGAAAAAACGGAAGAGCTGAAAGAAAAAATCAGTGCATTGTTTTTAATAAACATGTACAACAATGAAGAAGAAGACTATCATCAGGGCATTGTCAAACTTACCGAAATTGCGAACATGGCGTTGAGCCCCGGGATAAATGATCCCAATACCGCGATTACATGTATCAATAAAATGTCATCGTTGCTGGGGAAGCTCTTGGCCACAGATAATCAATTTATAGTTCTCAAAGAAGGTGAAGATACCAAAATAATCTACCAAAGTTATTCTGTCGAAGATGAGTTATACCTTGCATTCAGCCAGATTATTTCCTACTCCGGTGGAGATCCGATGGTGACCAAGGCGATTTTACAGGGCATTTATATCATTTATATGATGGCGGGGATGAGCGCTAAAAAAGATGTCAAGAAATTTTTTGATGCCTCGTATGAAATATTGACAGAAAACTTTAGCCACGAAGTGCATCTGAATAAGTTCAAAGCGATCAAACAGAAGCTTGAAGAACACGCAGCTTAG
- a CDS encoding DUF4268 domain-containing protein, whose product MNKLKLGKLEEVDIRELWRHEQYDFSGWLAKEENMEMLSNEIGLTLTDVNQEVFVGAYRCDLVAKDETTGITVVIENQLEATNHDHLGKIITYASGLDADVVIWIVKEAREEHRSAIEWLNNKMTKGVSFFLMEIHAFRIGDSLPAPQFVIIEKPNDFVKTASVSRDNGELSKAQSERFNFWTQFNEMVAARNKPFNIRKATTDHWYNVALGTSDAHISVTLVNKSNCIGIEVRIKDNKELFNRLHAESEAIENELGFAMDWQRLDDKKASRIIYYIGGLDFDNHENYAVLINEVIDRVIDIRNVFRSRL is encoded by the coding sequence GTGAACAAATTGAAACTGGGAAAATTGGAAGAAGTCGATATCCGGGAACTGTGGAGGCACGAGCAATACGATTTCTCGGGATGGCTCGCCAAAGAAGAAAATATGGAAATGCTGAGCAATGAGATCGGTTTGACATTGACCGATGTAAATCAAGAGGTCTTTGTCGGCGCGTATCGTTGCGATTTAGTGGCGAAAGATGAGACCACCGGGATTACAGTGGTCATTGAAAATCAGTTGGAGGCCACCAATCACGATCATCTGGGTAAAATCATCACCTACGCTTCCGGATTGGACGCCGATGTCGTGATTTGGATCGTCAAAGAGGCGCGAGAAGAACACAGAAGCGCGATCGAATGGCTGAACAATAAGATGACGAAAGGCGTTTCCTTTTTCCTGATGGAAATTCACGCGTTCAGAATCGGCGACTCTTTGCCGGCCCCTCAATTTGTCATTATCGAAAAGCCGAATGATTTTGTTAAAACGGCGAGTGTGAGCAGAGACAACGGCGAGTTAAGCAAGGCGCAATCGGAACGATTTAACTTTTGGACCCAATTTAATGAAATGGTGGCGGCAAGGAATAAACCGTTTAATATACGAAAAGCGACGACGGATCATTGGTACAATGTCGCGTTGGGTACAAGCGATGCGCATATATCCGTTACGTTGGTCAATAAAAGCAACTGTATCGGGATCGAAGTTCGTATCAAGGATAATAAGGAACTTTTCAACAGATTGCACGCGGAGTCCGAGGCCATCGAAAATGAACTTGGCTTCGCTATGGATTGGCAACGATTGGACGATAAAAAAGCGTCAAGAATTATTTATTATATCGGCGGCTTGGACTTCGATAATCATGAAAACTATGCCGTGTTGATTAATGAAGTGATCGACCGAGTGATCGATATCAGAAACGTTTTCAGAAGTCGTTTATAG